Genomic DNA from Naumovozyma dairenensis CBS 421 chromosome 11, complete genome:
CATTTCTTGTCCTTTTTAATCTCGATGACTATCtgttttttcctttatcAATTACTTGTTGTTCACGTAgattctttctttgaagaagagaGACGTATTGAAAAGctagaaataataaaaaaataccaaGATGGCTACAAATATTACATGGCATCCAAATTTAAGTTACGATGAACGTAAAACTTTGAGGAAACAAGAAGGTTGTACAGTTTGGTTCACCGGGTTAAGTGCCTCTGGTAAAAGTACCATTGCATGTGCATTAgaacaattattattacaaaaggGCGTTTCAGCTTATAGATTAGATGGTGATAACATTAGATTTGGGTTAAATAAAGATCTTGGATTTTCTGAAAAGGATAGAAACGAAAATATTCGTAGAATTAGTGAagtttctaaattatttgCTGACTCATGTAcaatttctttaacttCTTTTATTTCCCCATATAGAGCTGATAGAGATAAAGCCCGTGAATTACATAAAGAATCTGGATTAAGATTCATTGAAGTCTTTGTGGATGTTCCATTGGATGTTGCTGAAAAGAGAGATCCAAAGGGTCTATATAAAAAGGCAAGAGAAGGTGTTATTAAGGAATTCACTGGTATTTCTGCACCATATGAAGCTCCAGAATCTCCAGAATTACATTTAAGAACTGATAAAAATACTGTTGAAGAATGTGCTACCGTCATTTATGAATATTTAGTTAGAGAAAACTTGATTAATGAAAAGGCCTAAGTGTTTGCATATCATATTTATGactatttattattttatttaagtaatatataatgttgaaaaaaaaattaattaaaaaacTTCTGATAGAAAACAGAGTATACAAATCTAGTCGTTATGTTTTTACTCTTTtttgcatatatatatatattctatattaCACCACGCTAtgttatttttgtttacaTGAAGAGGAGTACTACtgtttttttaaattattaagtCTAGCTTGTAAGTCATCATCCGGATGTTGTTGTCCACCTCCCATACCTTCTATTACAGGTTCCTTATTCATCGTATCACTATTTTCTGtgaattcatcattagcATTCATGCTCGATAATACACCTTGTGGTGTATTCTGTAATTTAGTGTTTAAATCTACTCCGATTTCATCCAATACTTTATTAACAATTTCATCAGcctcttcatcttcatctagTTCATCACCCATGGCATTATCAATAGCTTCATCCATGAATTCTTGTCTTTGATCCATCAAGTCAgtttgtttttcaaattccaTGGAAATTGTTTGTAATTGTGGTAAATTCATTGATCTATTCATCCCAGCCAATAATCCTGTCGCTTCTCTCATTGACCTCGTCATTTGATCACTTGACCTCACAGCTTGGATCCTCAAAGATATGGCTTGTAGTTGAGTTTTCATATTATCGAATTTTTCCatataatttcttgttctaaCTAAATCCTTTGCTTGAATCTTAGCAGCTTTAATTTGTCCATTTTTAGctgatttcttaatttcaagaattaatttcttctcttgAGTGGCAAGCTTCCTTTTCTCTCTTTCTAATTCTCGTTGAGCTCTATCGAGAGCTCTTTGATTCTTTTTAAGTCTTTCTTGAGGGGTAACGGATTTCCCGAATATTGCTTCGAATAGACCCATTATATTTTGTGTGTATGGTAGCTTGCTTGCCTGTCCCTAAAGAAAACACAGTATAGTTTCTACCTCTctgtatgtatatatatatatatagatgGTAGGATTTGGGGTATCGAGATGACTTTGAAACTGTCTCCTTTTTTTGTGAAAGAGTTCTAGTTGAGATAAATttgtacgtacgtacgtaagtCACTTTAAAGTTTAGTAGTTCTGCTGCCCacctttaattttttaatgagTATCTTGAAATTTGTACAAAGACGGAGCTGAGTGACataaaattaaacaatcaattaattagtttaaggaaaaattaaaaaaattcgGTGCAAGAACAAACAAATCCAGAAGTACAAAACACATTAGTAAAGCAAATCGCATTGCTTCATCTGATTTCTCTCTGAAATTTTAAAACAACCTTctcatttttattttgtattGCCATTTTATATTCTAAATTAAAAGGTTAtgtgaaaaaaaatcttgAATTCCTTTCATTTCTTGTAACACAAGGAATGTCAACATCTCGTTtaccattttcttcaaggaaaaaaatagtataATGTACTATAGAAGAGTACTATAAGTCGGAACATTATATTTGTGGTAGTGTTTAGCaatgaattaatttttttaattagATAATATGTCACTTGTTGGGACCCTTGGTTACATTTCCGAGCATATATTAGGTATTATACAAGATAAGGTCAAAAATATGACCTTGGTATGATTAAGCTCGAGGAGAGGAGTATAGTACACCTATAAATTAGTCTTATATAGAAACACgttttttaattcattctgtattatgaaatattattgggAACAGAAAGCTTTTGTCAAATTCGAAAATGTAAGATTAATATAcgaaaagtaaacaaattAAGTAAAAGTTTTGATTAACCAAGAAAATATAACTAAAACCCtgaagagaagaagataaaacttttgtaaataatatatatccAATATATCCagatataatatatatgtatgtatgtatcACTGTCccaaattaatgaaattattagatgattctaatttttcatgaTCTAAAGGATTTGCATTTTTCTCATAATTTATAGTTTTCAAAGAGATAGAATCATTTATccttgataaattatttataaattcTCCTCTAAtttccaaataataaattctattcaaatcatcttcatcttgtGACCAATTGTTTTCTATAAAGATAGTCAATGAATGacaattattttgaaatattttcaatggtaaatgatattcaatcaattcGTTTGCCCTTTCCGGGTCATCATCTTGGAATTGAAGATGTTCGATGGTATGCATtatatttctatttctttGCTTCTCTGATATGAAGTTTGTAATTGTATCGAAATCTATATTTTTGTCGTAATTCTTAATTAAATGTATAGTTTTAATGGAACTTAATTCCTCAGAGGGTGAATCCCCGtttgttttcaataatatgGAGAAAACCTTGCAATTGGAGATAAATGGGATATGGATTATTGATTGACAATCTGTGTCACTTTGAATATATCTTGTTATATCGTTttgttcatcttcatcttgaGTCTTTAGAAAGAATTTATATATTGGTTGTGTGTCTGAAGTGTCGCTTGGTATTAGGTTTAGACAACGTATTTTGTTTGTGTCTATGTATCTATATAAAGATTGATGTGGGTTTGTTTCAATTACTGGGGAATGATCATGGTTGTGATTGTGTCCATGGTCGAAATGTTCGTTTTCACAATTATGAAACATTGTTTCTCGATAGATTAGTTAAGGTTATGCAAAGTGTCGTTGATATATTTTGGgccaaaaagaaaatatcttgATATAGTCAAGTCTAGAGACTCTAGCTTGAGTAAGATCTACATACGTATATGTATAAGATTACGTATCTACGTATGAATCTAGTCATTGTTTCAAAGGTCTctaattattattgtattatGAAGGGCAGGCATCACTTAGTATAAAGTAGTAGTGAAAGCAGCACGTGCCGCCAACGTATGTTGAGTAGAGGTCTAGAGGCAAATCAAAACAAGTTAATATGGTTTCGTGGTCTAGTCGGTTATGGCATCTGCTTAACACGCAGAACGTCCCCAGTTCGATCCTGGGCGAAAtcacttttttcttttttagttttttgAGGTTTTCCCTCACCATTGCCTGCAGTGTGGTGTCCGGATGGAACGACGAAAGAAAACGGCGCTCTCCAAGAGGGTTACcttttttccctttttccggttaatttgaattttgaattcGAGAAAAAGGAATGAAGGAACgtgataatataatatactaTAGTACAGTTACAGTTACAGCTACTGTTCTGTTCTGTTCTGTTAACtacgtacatacatacatacgtATGTTAACTATCTACGTACTGTATACTTTATCAATCAAACtcttaataaatcaacaaaTGCAATCAATGGGACCCTTCTTATATTAGACAGGTGACATATTAGACGTTCTTATTAACATTTTTCTTGTGACATTTCAACAGAAACACACTGACGATCTTAGAATCCAAGTGCCCATCGAAATCGTACATACACTCTCCCCAGCAATATGGACTACCAATCTCATTTGGATACAAATTCCTTCCCAACGGAGCAACAACGTCAATATCAGAAACTTCATCACCAGCaacagatgatgatgatgataatgaataatagCAATAACAACTATACAACAGAAAACCTTCGCCAGCAACAAACGAATAACAGCATCAGCAATTCCGAAGACTGCCCCTTTGATAATGACATTAGTTCTCTTTCAGCTAACCAAATAGCATCCTATATGACTGGCtttgattcaaatattgCTGGTACTACTAGTAATATTGATATCAACACCAATACCAATACAGTCACAGCTGCTGATCTCAACAATATCGACGCATCTTCTGACCTCCTTTTGAACTTGTCTCCGCCTTCAATAGACAATAACGATCTGGATAACATAGCCTTACCTTTAACTCcaaatttatcaacaacaacaagatatCATCCAAATGACTATTCTAACAATAGTTCTAATTCTGCATCTCGTATACCTTCCAAATCCAAATCTATATCTACAACTATTATTACAGACAAAGATAAGAAAAAGGAACAAAATAGAGCGGCTCAAAAGGCATTCAGAGAACGTaaggaaaatgaattaaaaatattacaatCAAAATTAATGGAAAGTCAAAATGATAGAATCGCTttacaaaatcaaattaatgaattgaaaaactttaataatgaaatgattcaaactaataataaactatTATCTTCTGAAGACGTTTTTACCACTCTTATGAATCAAACAGCCATTTCACCTCCTTCTCCCCCTCCTCATACTACACAAGAGATTGATACAAAGTTTTCATTCCCAACAAATattcaagaacaacaagGACAAGAacatgaaaatgaaaataaatcaactACTTCTACTACTAACGCAATAAACGATAGATTATTAACAATTCCAGAAATTTGGGAATATTTAAACGATTTGATTCAAAATGACTGTTCGTTAGATATTGATCCAACATTAATTCTacatgaattgaaattaaacaaaaatttggGTAAATGTAACGGTCAAGGTCATTCTTACCAAAAAAGtttaattgattcattGATAAGTAAACATTTgcaaaaataaataaataaataaataccATATACGTAATCGTAAAACGTCAATATAAGACCACCATATATTTACATAATACTTTATCTCTTCTGCCTACTCTACGTCTAGCTATGAAGAACCACATTTCTATATAAAATAACAAACCTGacaatgaaatttttcactttttttaATAGTCTATACAGTGAGCCAGAGACAGACAGCCAGACTAACAAATAAAGTAGCTGAACAAATACATACcaacatatatatatacatatatatataaactaCCACTACATCTATGTATATGTGTATATATCTGGATAGGAACTCTCACAGAATATGAAGAATGATGCTTACAATCACGAAACTATGAACCACAATGTTGATGAAGTTGAAACAATACCGAACGAGCAtactgatgatgatcaaTTACTCTCAACATTGATTTCAATGTTTCCAAATAAACCCATCGAAATTTTGAggaattctttaaaaagtgcagataatgatatagAATTAGCCATCTCCATCCTCTTAAGCGGGAATAATGCTAATGCTAGTGCTAGTGCTAGTGCTAGTGCTAATGCTAATGCT
This window encodes:
- the MET14 gene encoding adenylyl-sulfate kinase (similar to Saccharomyces cerevisiae MET14 (YKL001C); ancestral locus Anc_2.510), which codes for MATNITWHPNLSYDERKTLRKQEGCTVWFTGLSASGKSTIACALEQLLLQKGVSAYRLDGDNIRFGLNKDLGFSEKDRNENIRRISEVSKLFADSCTISLTSFISPYRADRDKARELHKESGLRFIEVFVDVPLDVAEKRDPKGLYKKAREGVIKEFTGISAPYEAPESPELHLRTDKNTVEECATVIYEYLVRENLINEKA
- the DID4 gene encoding ESCRT-III subunit protein DID4 (similar to Saccharomyces cerevisiae DID4 (YKL002W); ancestral locus Anc_2.509) — protein: MGLFEAIFGKSVTPQERLKKNQRALDRAQRELEREKRKLATQEKKLILEIKKSAKNGQIKAAKIQAKDLVRTRNYMEKFDNMKTQLQAISLRIQAVRSSDQMTRSMREATGLLAGMNRSMNLPQLQTISMEFEKQTDLMDQRQEFMDEAIDNAMGDELDEDEEADEIVNKVLDEIGVDLNTKLQNTPQGVLSSMNANDEFTENSDTMNKEPVIEGMGGGQQHPDDDLQARLNNLKKQ
- the NDAI0K02060 gene encoding PITH domain-containing protein (ancestral locus Anc_4.71), translated to MFHNCENEHFDHGHNHNHDHSPVIETNPHQSLYRYIDTNKIRCLNLIPSDTSDTQPIYKFFLKTQDEDEQNDITRYIQSDTDCQSIIHIPFISNCKVFSILLKTNGDSPSEELSSIKTIHLIKNYDKNIDFDTITNFISEKQRNRNIMHTIEHLQFQDDDPERANELIEYHLPLKIFQNNCHSLTIFIENNWSQDEDDLNRIYYLEIRGEFINNLSRINDSISLKTINYEKNANPLDHEKLESSNNFINLGQ
- the NDAI0K02070 gene encoding bZIP transcription factor (similar to Saccharomyces cerevisiae YAP3 (YHL009C); ancestral locus Anc_2.493), encoding MDYQSHLDTNSFPTEQQRQYQKLHHQQQMMMMIMNNSNNNYTTENLRQQQTNNSISNSEDCPFDNDISSLSANQIASYMTGFDSNIAGTTSNIDINTNTNTVTAADLNNIDASSDLLLNLSPPSIDNNDLDNIALPLTPNLSTTTRYHPNDYSNNSSNSASRIPSKSKSISTTIITDKDKKKEQNRAAQKAFRERKENELKILQSKLMESQNDRIALQNQINELKNFNNEMIQTNNKLLSSEDVFTTLMNQTAISPPSPPPHTTQEIDTKFSFPTNIQEQQGQEHENENKSTTSTTNAINDRLLTIPEIWEYLNDLIQNDCSLDIDPTLILHELKLNKNLGKCNGQGHSYQKSLIDSLISKHLQK